In the genome of Streptomyces sp. NBC_00390, the window GCTGTCATCCCGGTGCTGTTCGTGGTCGCCATCGAAGCCGCCCGGCACGCAGTCGGCCGAATAGCCGACATCACCGCCGACAAGCACATGGAAGGCGTGCGGCTCACCCGCTGGCTGCTCTCGCCGGTGCCCACGTTTCTGCTGTGGCGCCGCATGAAGCTGTGGGAGATCCGCTCCTACGAACAGGCGGTGAAGCTGGAGCAGCATCGCCTCGTTTACGAGGCGCAACTGCAGGCGCAGTACGGGCGCCGCTGGCAGCGCAAGGCGCCCGTGGAAGCACTGATGCCACTGCGGCTCGCGCGGTACGGTGTGCCGCTCGCCGAGACCGCCCCGCACGTCCTGGAAGAGGCCGGACTGACCCTGAGCACCGCCGTGACCGTGGAGCGCGCCGAGGACCACGTCGCAGCCGAACCGGCGGCCGGCGAACACCAGCGGGCGCTGGACGCCAGCCAGAGCGAACCCGCCGGGCACGAGGACCATCACATCGAGACGCAACTGCTGAATACCGAGCCAGCCACCCTGCCGCAGGAAGCTACCCGCGCCAGGCAGGCCGCTCCGGAGCCGGTGGCCGATGACCGCTCGGCCGTGGCCGACGAGACCGGCCTCCGCCCCAGCCCGGCCGAGCTCGTTGAGCGCCAGGCCGTCGCCGAACCGCACCCGTTCTTCGAGCCGTCCAACCCGCAGCCCTTCGCCGCGCCGCCGGTCCCGGTCGACGCCGAGCCATACGTCCGTGAACCGGCGCCAGCGCCGACGGCCACGGTAGTTGACGAGCACCGGGCTGGCGGGGGAGTACCGGAGCAGAAAGCCCTGGACCTGCCCTCCGCTCGGCCGGCGGAACCTGCTTCCGGCGAGCCGACCGTCTGGGAGTCCACCGTCACGGACACCA includes:
- a CDS encoding DUF2637 domain-containing protein, which codes for MQQPRLSRAHRVLIGVVVAGALIIAAIGFAGSYAAVRELAVQKGFGDFSYLFPIGIDAGICVLLALDLLLTWMRIPFPLLRQTAWLLTAATIAFNGAAAWPDPLGVGMHAVIPVLFVVAIEAARHAVGRIADITADKHMEGVRLTRWLLSPVPTFLLWRRMKLWEIRSYEQAVKLEQHRLVYEAQLQAQYGRRWQRKAPVEALMPLRLARYGVPLAETAPHVLEEAGLTLSTAVTVERAEDHVAAEPAAGEHQRALDASQSEPAGHEDHHIETQLLNTEPATLPQEATRARQAAPEPVADDRSAVADETGLRPSPAELVERQAVAEPHPFFEPSNPQPFAAPPVPVDAEPYVREPAPAPTATVVDEHRAGGGVPEQKALDLPSARPAEPASGEPTVWESTVTDTRAATARLPEQQTDEPDLDPIQQQIVTVAEWLVEAEEAGKKLSGAEVARRLGLSPKTGQRRVSAAVEYLQEQRQQQGRAHLRSVRS